A genome region from Solirubrobacter pauli includes the following:
- a CDS encoding NAD-dependent succinate-semialdehyde dehydrogenase: MSATQEKTAVDAVPTQLFIGGEWRDASGGGTLDIEDPSTGETLTAVADATPEDAKAALDAACAVQDEWGQHPPRERAEILRRSYDAMMANVEDLALVMTLEMGKPLAEARGEIAYAADYLRWFSEEAVRIDGQFQVTPDGKGRMLTMKQPVGPCYAITPWNFPAAMGTRKIGPAIAAGCTMVMKPAQQTPLTMLTLAKIFQEAGLPDGVLNVITSGSSSKVSAPIINDPRLRKLTFTGSTEVGRILVEQAAQGLLKTSMELGGNAPFLVFADADVDAAVEGALVAKMRNIGEACTAANRFHVASSIAEEFAEKLAAKLGEWKVGRGTEEGVKVGPLIDATQRDKVAELVEDATGKGADVVLAGGKRDGAGYFFDPTVLAGVPENARLLKEEIFGPVAPVIAFDDEDAAIAAANDTEYGLVSYVYTKDLKRAFRVCERLETGMIGLNQGLVANVQAPFGGVKASGLGREGGSVGIDEFLEIKYIAMAM; encoded by the coding sequence ATGAGCGCAACACAGGAGAAGACCGCGGTCGACGCGGTGCCCACGCAGCTCTTCATCGGTGGCGAGTGGCGGGACGCCTCGGGCGGCGGCACGCTCGACATCGAAGACCCCTCGACCGGCGAGACGCTGACCGCGGTCGCCGACGCCACCCCTGAGGACGCGAAAGCGGCCTTGGACGCCGCGTGCGCCGTCCAGGACGAGTGGGGCCAGCACCCGCCGCGCGAGCGCGCCGAGATCCTGCGCCGCTCCTACGACGCGATGATGGCCAACGTCGAGGATCTCGCGCTGGTGATGACGCTCGAGATGGGCAAGCCGCTCGCCGAGGCCCGCGGTGAGATCGCCTACGCCGCCGACTACCTGCGCTGGTTCTCCGAGGAGGCCGTGCGGATCGACGGGCAGTTCCAGGTCACGCCCGACGGCAAGGGCCGGATGCTGACGATGAAGCAGCCGGTCGGCCCCTGCTACGCGATCACGCCGTGGAACTTCCCCGCGGCGATGGGCACGCGCAAGATCGGTCCGGCCATCGCCGCCGGCTGCACGATGGTCATGAAGCCCGCGCAGCAGACGCCGCTGACGATGCTCACGCTGGCGAAGATCTTCCAGGAGGCCGGGCTTCCGGACGGCGTGCTGAACGTCATCACCAGCGGGTCCTCGAGCAAGGTGTCGGCGCCGATCATCAACGACCCGCGCCTGCGCAAGCTGACCTTCACCGGCTCGACCGAGGTCGGGCGCATCCTCGTCGAGCAGGCCGCCCAGGGCCTGCTGAAGACGTCGATGGAGCTGGGTGGCAACGCGCCGTTCCTGGTCTTCGCCGACGCGGACGTCGACGCGGCCGTCGAGGGCGCGCTGGTGGCCAAGATGCGCAACATCGGCGAGGCCTGCACGGCCGCCAACCGCTTCCACGTCGCCAGCTCGATCGCGGAGGAGTTCGCCGAGAAGCTGGCGGCCAAGCTCGGCGAGTGGAAGGTCGGCCGCGGTACCGAGGAGGGCGTCAAGGTCGGCCCGCTGATCGACGCCACCCAGCGCGACAAGGTCGCCGAGCTGGTCGAGGACGCCACCGGCAAGGGGGCGGACGTCGTGCTCGCCGGCGGCAAGCGCGACGGCGCGGGCTACTTCTTCGACCCGACGGTGCTCGCCGGGGTGCCCGAGAACGCCAGGCTCCTGAAGGAGGAGATCTTCGGGCCGGTGGCGCCCGTAATCGCCTTCGATGACGAGGACGCCGCCATCGCCGCCGCCAACGACACCGAGTACGGCCTCGTGTCCTACGTGTACACGAAGGACCTCAAGCGGGCGTTCCGGGTCTGCGAGCGCCTGGAGACCGGCATGATCGGCCTCAACCAGGGCCTCGTGGCCAACGTGCAGGCGCCGTTCGGCGGCGTCAAGGCCTCCGGCCTGGGCCGCGAGGGCGGCAGCGTCGGCATCGACGAGTTCCTGGAGATCAAGTACATCGCGATGGCGATGTAG
- the pdxH gene encoding pyridoxamine 5'-phosphate oxidase gives MRGPLAQLQAWYEHAVAAGVAEPEAMALATATPDGAPSVRFVLLKGIDERGVEFFTNYESRKARELTANPRAALAVLWKPLQRQIRLEGPVEPLSAEESDAYFATRARQSQLGAWASQQSQVIPDRDWLEARLAEFGERFPATVQRPPHWGGFLLRPQAIEFWEGRPNRLHDREAFTRDEDGAWHSRRLSP, from the coding sequence TTGCGTGGACCTCTAGCGCAACTCCAGGCGTGGTACGAGCACGCCGTCGCCGCGGGCGTCGCAGAGCCCGAGGCGATGGCGCTGGCCACGGCCACGCCGGACGGTGCGCCGTCGGTGCGCTTCGTCCTGCTCAAGGGCATCGACGAGCGCGGCGTCGAGTTCTTCACCAACTACGAGTCCCGCAAGGCGCGCGAGCTGACCGCCAACCCGCGCGCCGCGCTGGCGGTCCTGTGGAAGCCCCTGCAGCGCCAGATCCGGCTCGAGGGCCCGGTCGAGCCGCTGAGCGCCGAGGAGTCCGACGCCTACTTCGCCACCCGCGCCCGCCAGTCGCAGCTCGGCGCCTGGGCCTCCCAGCAGTCCCAGGTCATCCCGGACCGCGACTGGCTCGAAGCGCGCCTGGCCGAGTTCGGCGAGCGATTCCCGGCGACCGTCCAGCGCCCGCCCCACTGGGGCGGCTTCCTGCTCCGGCCACAGGCCATCGAGTTCTGGGAGGGCCGCCCGAACCGGCTGCACGACCGCGAGGCGTTCACGCGGGACGAGGACGGCGCCTGGCACTCGCGGCGCCTGTCCCCGTGA
- a CDS encoding DMT family transporter has translation MHRRIVDQPVLAGVLGAVVIAFSAILVDLADVSPVSAALWRCAYALVPLGVIAWFEHRKYGPRSRRERRLAFAAGALFAVDIVVWHYAIEDVGAGLATVLGNLQVVIVPFVALAVLGEKVPKAILLALPPVCAGVVLVSGALEDGAYGANPARGALLGVATGIAYAAFLLVQRQGSMDLRRPGGALFDMSIVATLCSLALGLAIGTDDLTPAWPSAGWLVLLALTSQFLGWMLITLSLPRLPAAMTSLILTIQPIGSVALGAVLLSQEPSALQLAGCALILVGLLTGTGAASARRRPRPA, from the coding sequence ATGCATCGTCGGATAGTCGACCAGCCCGTCCTCGCCGGCGTGCTCGGCGCGGTCGTGATCGCCTTCAGCGCGATCCTCGTCGACCTGGCCGACGTCTCCCCGGTCTCGGCCGCGCTGTGGCGGTGCGCCTACGCGCTGGTGCCGCTGGGCGTGATCGCCTGGTTCGAGCACCGCAAGTACGGCCCGCGCAGCCGCCGCGAGCGTCGCCTGGCCTTCGCCGCGGGCGCGCTCTTCGCCGTCGACATCGTCGTCTGGCACTACGCCATCGAGGACGTCGGCGCCGGCCTGGCGACCGTCCTCGGCAACCTCCAGGTCGTGATCGTCCCGTTCGTCGCCCTCGCCGTCCTCGGCGAGAAGGTCCCGAAGGCGATCCTCCTCGCCCTGCCGCCCGTCTGCGCCGGCGTCGTGCTGGTCAGCGGCGCGCTCGAGGACGGCGCGTACGGCGCGAACCCGGCCCGCGGCGCCCTCCTCGGCGTGGCGACCGGCATCGCCTACGCGGCCTTCCTGCTCGTCCAGCGCCAGGGCTCGATGGACCTCCGCCGCCCGGGCGGCGCCCTCTTCGACATGTCGATCGTGGCGACCCTGTGCTCGCTCGCGCTCGGCCTCGCGATCGGCACGGACGACCTCACCCCCGCCTGGCCCAGCGCCGGCTGGCTCGTCCTGCTGGCGCTGACCTCGCAGTTCCTCGGCTGGATGCTGATCACGCTGTCGCTCCCGCGCCTCCCGGCCGCGATGACCTCGCTGATCCTCACCATCCAGCCGATCGGCTCGGTCGCCCTCGGCGCCGTGCTGCTCTCCCAGGAGCCGTCGGCGCTTCAGCTCGCGGGCTGCGCGCTGATCCTCGTGGGCCTGCTCACGGGGACAGGCGCCGCGAGTGCCAGGCGCCGTCCTCGTCCCGCGTGA